In Sporosarcina psychrophila, a genomic segment contains:
- a CDS encoding antitoxin VbhA family protein — protein MESTPREERQKRVQFAVGMAAITGGKPTDFTLGLLKQYESGKVSAKYLK, from the coding sequence ATGGAATCAACACCACGAGAAGAACGTCAAAAACGTGTTCAATTTGCAGTAGGGATGGCTGCTATAACTGGTGGAAAACCTACTGATTTTACACTGGGGTTATTGAAGCAATATGAAAGTGGTAAGGTTTCTGCGAAGTATTTAAAATAG
- a CDS encoding YHYH domain-containing protein — MKKWSYLLVILLVFSLHNNAEAHSGRTDSSGGHNCSPKSVSKGLCTSYHYHNGGGSTNTAPAPAKPVYNPKIYYDSGYKAGYGKGHEMGYKKDSPEQSSDDSNTDYVEGWSAGYQKGLEDGLAKINKEELDAKDEKTGNDQGEKDGATSFLDGKKNNDFLYASGSSELYKSSYIEAFASSWQLTKNSKDSYDKGYEQGLSQDEIVIPAVFQTDILTPEFEKGHKAGEDERDKNEIAKYGKEGQALGYEVKELAITADIKKDIYIEAFKQGYESGLQKRKEEVVEEGYNYAFKQMKFANSPYEGKEHFSEWIKEGYDNNELAVEIKTKSIELGKENKAYTIPKKYMVNDDAIALHDKLFLKGQNIQEEIDRNNRNTLLTTGAIGIPAVGGGIYFWTRKRKKKIA; from the coding sequence ATGAAGAAGTGGTCTTATTTACTAGTTATTTTACTTGTATTTTCTTTGCACAATAATGCAGAGGCGCATTCAGGACGAACGGATAGTAGCGGAGGACATAATTGTAGTCCGAAATCTGTCTCAAAAGGGTTATGCACTAGCTATCATTATCATAATGGTGGAGGAAGTACAAACACAGCACCTGCACCTGCTAAACCAGTATACAACCCAAAGATTTACTATGATAGTGGTTACAAAGCTGGTTATGGCAAAGGACATGAAATGGGGTACAAAAAAGATTCACCTGAACAGAGTTCTGATGATTCTAACACGGACTATGTTGAAGGCTGGTCAGCTGGATACCAAAAGGGTCTAGAAGATGGACTAGCTAAAATTAATAAAGAAGAGCTAGATGCAAAAGATGAAAAAACTGGAAATGATCAAGGGGAAAAAGACGGTGCAACTTCATTTTTAGATGGGAAAAAAAACAATGATTTTTTATATGCTTCCGGGAGTTCGGAGCTTTATAAGAGTTCTTATATAGAAGCATTTGCTTCTTCGTGGCAATTAACAAAGAATAGTAAAGATAGTTATGATAAGGGTTATGAGCAAGGATTATCGCAAGATGAAATAGTTATCCCAGCTGTTTTTCAAACTGACATACTTACACCTGAATTTGAGAAGGGTCACAAAGCAGGAGAAGATGAACGAGATAAAAATGAAATAGCGAAGTATGGAAAGGAAGGACAGGCTTTAGGGTACGAGGTAAAAGAGTTAGCTATAACTGCGGATATTAAAAAAGATATTTATATCGAAGCATTTAAACAAGGATATGAGAGTGGTCTGCAAAAACGGAAAGAAGAAGTTGTAGAAGAAGGCTATAATTACGCTTTTAAACAAATGAAGTTTGCAAACTCTCCTTATGAAGGAAAAGAACACTTTTCGGAATGGATCAAAGAAGGTTACGACAACAATGAACTTGCAGTAGAAATAAAAACTAAATCAATTGAACTAGGCAAAGAAAATAAAGCATACACTATCCCGAAGAAATATATGGTTAACGATGATGCGATTGCCTTACACGATAAACTTTTCTTGAAAGGACAGAATATCCAAGAAGAAATAGATAGGAATAATCGTAACACTTTACTGACAACTGGTGCTATTGGTATTCCAGCGGTAGGCGGTGGAATATATTTTTGGACTCGAAAACGTAAAAAGAAAATAGCATAA
- a CDS encoding DUF3592 domain-containing protein: MTNIKELAGLLVLGLFFSLFTWAMIDSYLDEYDLASIRPAEATVIEKTASKGLFTPPTYFVWVELAGGEEIKYRNRVSKSQIENIEIGDTINGYLTGATTFSTLRDILIDGLYYLIAIFVFAFIAFCLLVAFFLSIPALERLEEKISSERFKKRKRMRKKKRKKKVDSRQRAWRNAGIVIAIFLFIAKSFVVNLIRTVQPFGKTKTEATVVDQFEYTTYRKYEDSIRDLTISYKDHTGRTFEMAKDVTRHTYRQYGIGDKLPISYRNADPYDVFVRGNSIWDYLLLFTYWELSVYIGLIAVSAFSIWAFLDDHKGKKRFWKKFNRKVDKK, translated from the coding sequence ATGACAAACATCAAAGAATTAGCTGGGCTTCTAGTTTTGGGCTTATTTTTCAGCCTTTTCACTTGGGCAATGATCGATTCTTATCTGGATGAGTACGATTTAGCTTCAATTCGACCAGCAGAAGCGACAGTCATTGAAAAAACAGCAAGCAAAGGGTTATTCACCCCTCCTACCTATTTTGTTTGGGTCGAACTTGCTGGCGGAGAAGAGATTAAATATCGCAACCGTGTTTCCAAAAGTCAGATAGAGAACATTGAAATTGGCGATACGATTAATGGTTATTTGACAGGTGCTACAACCTTTTCGACACTGCGCGATATACTCATTGATGGCCTCTATTACTTGATTGCTATTTTTGTTTTTGCGTTTATAGCTTTCTGTTTACTCGTGGCCTTTTTCTTATCCATTCCTGCATTGGAGCGCTTAGAAGAGAAGATATCTTCTGAGCGATTTAAAAAAAGGAAAAGAATGAGGAAAAAGAAACGAAAGAAAAAAGTAGATTCGAGACAAAGGGCTTGGAGAAATGCAGGTATTGTCATTGCAATTTTTCTTTTCATTGCCAAAAGTTTTGTAGTGAACCTGATTCGAACAGTGCAGCCATTCGGAAAGACAAAAACGGAAGCTACAGTCGTTGACCAATTCGAGTATACGACTTATCGGAAATACGAAGACTCAATTCGGGATTTAACCATCTCTTATAAAGATCATACGGGCAGAACTTTTGAAATGGCCAAAGACGTAACGCGACACACCTATCGGCAATATGGCATAGGAGACAAACTACCAATTAGCTATCGAAATGCCGATCCGTATGATGTGTTTGTTCGAGGGAATTCTATATGGGATTACCTTCTGTTATTTACATACTGGGAATTGTCTGTTTATATTGGTTTGATTGCTGTGAGTGCATTCTCTATTTGGGCTTTTCTAGATGATCATAAAGGAAAAAAAAGGTTTTGGAAAAAGTTTAATAGGAAGGTCGATAAAAAGTAA